Proteins from a single region of Aquirhabdus parva:
- the yrfG gene encoding GMP/IMP nucleotidase, translating into MGLSIAWNQIDIIMFDMDGTLLDLAFDNFFWREVVVKTWATEQDVSHEHALLTLTPIFKQQEGSLNWYSLPYWSDLLGLDLQALKIQHRDRISLRSGVQPLLETLKNHGKILWLVTNAHPQALAIKLEKTGLASYFSDIISSHDYGYAKEQVGFWQSLQLQKPFTPARSLLVDDSESVLHAAHKYGLHVLGIEQPDSLLPARTNLHYPAISEWSEFIHELQNSLIKNR; encoded by the coding sequence ATGGGTTTAAGTATTGCATGGAATCAAATTGACATCATTATGTTTGATATGGATGGCACATTACTTGATCTCGCATTTGACAACTTTTTTTGGCGTGAGGTCGTTGTCAAAACTTGGGCGACAGAACAGGATGTCTCGCATGAGCATGCCCTGCTCACTCTGACCCCCATATTCAAGCAACAAGAAGGCTCACTGAACTGGTATTCATTGCCCTATTGGAGCGATTTATTAGGTCTTGATTTACAAGCGCTCAAAATCCAACACCGTGACCGTATTTCGCTACGTTCAGGCGTACAACCACTCCTCGAAACGTTGAAAAATCATGGTAAAATACTTTGGCTTGTGACCAACGCCCATCCTCAGGCATTGGCTATAAAACTTGAAAAAACTGGATTGGCGAGCTATTTTTCAGACATTATCTCTAGTCATGACTACGGCTATGCTAAGGAGCAAGTCGGATTTTGGCAATCACTCCAGCTACAAAAACCATTCACACCTGCACGAAGTCTCTTAGTCGATGACAGTGAATCCGTCCTACATGCAGCGCATAAGTATGGCTTACATGTTCTCGGTATAGAACAACCGGATAGCCTATTACCTGCACGTACTAATTTACATTATCCAGCGATCAGCGAGTGGTCCGAGTTTATTCACGAACTACAAAACAGTCTCATCAAAAACAGGTAA
- a CDS encoding acyl-CoA dehydrogenase family protein yields the protein MQPLNPNYYTPDHIAFADTIRKFTAQEITPFAHDWEEAETFPRELYKKAADVGLLGLGFDEQYGGVGKTDAFYVLLSSIELAKAGSGGICASLLSHSIGAPPIQHFASDEVKARVLPSILSGEKISALAITEPNGGSDVAALQTRAVRDGDDFLVTGEKIYITSGMRADYYSVAVRTDPNAKGAAGISMLLIDAHSPGITKTQLHKTGWWASDTAQIHFDNVRVPASNLLGAENMGFFVIMNNFNMERFFLAASSYGFALVCYEEALEWAQQRKTFGKRLIDHQVMRHKLVDMATQLAATRALLEDTAWRLGQPDQQGSELIAQLCMLKNVATRTMQFCADAGVQTLGGMGFMRGTRIERIYRDVKVNMIGGGAEEIMKDLAGRQLGF from the coding sequence ATGCAACCACTTAATCCAAATTATTACACCCCAGACCACATCGCCTTTGCGGACACCATTCGCAAATTTACAGCACAAGAAATCACCCCATTTGCCCATGACTGGGAAGAGGCTGAAACCTTCCCACGTGAGCTTTACAAGAAAGCTGCTGATGTCGGCTTGCTAGGCCTTGGCTTTGATGAACAATACGGTGGCGTAGGCAAAACTGATGCATTTTATGTCCTGCTGTCATCCATCGAACTGGCCAAAGCAGGGTCAGGCGGAATCTGTGCTTCACTGTTGTCTCATAGCATCGGGGCTCCGCCTATTCAACATTTCGCCAGTGATGAGGTTAAAGCGCGCGTATTGCCAAGTATATTAAGTGGCGAAAAAATTTCTGCTTTGGCGATTACTGAGCCGAATGGTGGCTCCGATGTGGCTGCGCTGCAAACGCGTGCTGTGCGTGATGGTGATGATTTCCTTGTGACTGGTGAGAAAATCTATATCACGTCGGGAATGCGCGCTGATTATTACTCAGTGGCTGTGCGCACTGATCCCAATGCCAAAGGTGCGGCTGGCATTTCGATGCTACTGATCGATGCCCATAGTCCTGGAATTACTAAAACGCAGCTCCACAAAACGGGTTGGTGGGCATCAGATACGGCTCAGATCCACTTTGATAATGTGCGTGTGCCTGCCTCAAATCTACTGGGTGCCGAGAATATGGGGTTCTTCGTGATTATGAATAACTTCAATATGGAGCGGTTTTTCTTGGCGGCTTCTTCCTATGGTTTTGCATTGGTATGTTACGAAGAGGCTTTGGAGTGGGCTCAGCAGCGTAAAACCTTCGGAAAACGTTTGATTGATCATCAAGTTATGCGTCACAAACTCGTCGATATGGCGACACAACTTGCAGCGACACGTGCATTGCTGGAAGACACCGCTTGGCGTTTGGGCCAGCCCGATCAGCAGGGGAGTGAGTTGATTGCCCAATTGTGCATGCTCAAGAATGTTGCGACACGTACGATGCAGTTCTGTGCTGATGCCGGTGTGCAGACTCTAGGCGGGATGGGTTTTATGCGGGGTACGCGGATTGAGCGCATTTATCGTGATGTAAAAGTGAATATGATTGGCGGCGGTGCTGAAGAGATTATGAAGGACCTAGCGGGTAGACAACTCGGCTTTTGA
- a CDS encoding protein tyrosine phosphatase family protein, producing MNDYQKHEDLQKSLSRVLVYRSIHENLATSGQPQLDEFDLIAKAGFEIVINLALTDASNAIVGEDRYVLERGMDYLNLPLLFDRPSLSQALNLLNFLHASRDKKVWLHCALNMRVSTLVYLYRIYYLKMSEPDALALLHDVWIPNDIWQQLIQQVHHHYSSR from the coding sequence ATGAACGATTACCAAAAACATGAGGATCTTCAAAAATCTTTATCACGAGTTTTGGTATATCGCTCTATTCATGAAAACCTTGCAACCTCGGGTCAACCTCAACTTGACGAGTTTGACCTGATTGCAAAAGCCGGTTTTGAAATTGTTATTAATCTGGCGCTCACTGATGCCAGCAATGCGATAGTCGGTGAAGATCGGTACGTCTTAGAGCGAGGAATGGATTACCTTAACCTGCCGCTACTCTTTGATCGCCCATCCCTCTCTCAAGCACTCAACCTCTTGAATTTTCTGCATGCTTCGCGTGATAAAAAGGTCTGGTTACACTGCGCATTGAATATGCGGGTATCCACTTTAGTTTATTTATATCGTATTTATTATTTAAAAATGTCTGAACCTGATGCACTTGCTCTATTGCATGATGTCTGGATACCCAATGACATCTGGCAACAGCTCATTCAACAGGTTCATCACCACTACTCTAGTCGCTAA
- the cysQ gene encoding 3'(2'),5'-bisphosphate nucleotidase CysQ, with amino-acid sequence MTLNQQSILPSTLPKLDLENLLDAVVSITQEAGELLTVFYNQHLQSAIDVQRKDDTSPVTAADIAAHDLIEAALLKLIPEIPVLSEESADVSERNEWSRFWLVDPLDGTREFINKTGEFTVNIALVEAGHVVLGVIGVPLKQQVYAAIHDLNPENPIKHAYRIDADKSRHVLHNRQVDGQYLNTAMSRKSKRPQYAEYQEQLLQAGLQLNIVNAGSAYKFCLMADGSIDLYPRLHPTSEWDTAAGQCLLEVLGGGIVDLVGKPFRYNQRDHLLNGSFIAVADLSLLPAVLPKAFVHFEE; translated from the coding sequence ATGACGTTAAATCAACAATCCATACTGCCGAGCACATTGCCCAAACTTGATTTGGAAAATTTATTGGATGCAGTTGTTAGCATTACTCAAGAGGCGGGTGAGCTGCTCACGGTTTTTTATAATCAACATTTACAGAGTGCGATTGATGTACAGCGTAAAGATGATACATCCCCAGTAACTGCTGCTGACATTGCTGCCCATGATTTGATTGAGGCGGCACTCTTAAAATTGATACCAGAGATTCCTGTACTCTCTGAAGAGTCTGCAGATGTCTCTGAGCGTAACGAGTGGTCACGTTTTTGGTTAGTTGATCCTCTTGATGGTACCCGTGAGTTCATCAATAAAACGGGCGAATTCACTGTGAATATCGCATTGGTTGAAGCGGGTCATGTAGTACTCGGGGTTATCGGGGTTCCACTTAAACAGCAAGTCTATGCGGCTATTCATGATCTAAATCCAGAAAACCCGATCAAACATGCTTATCGAATTGATGCGGACAAGAGTCGTCATGTTTTACATAATCGCCAAGTCGATGGTCAGTATTTGAATACCGCGATGTCGCGTAAATCTAAGCGGCCTCAATATGCGGAGTATCAAGAGCAATTGTTACAAGCGGGCTTACAGCTCAATATTGTCAATGCGGGAAGTGCTTATAAATTTTGTTTAATGGCTGATGGCTCCATTGATTTATACCCACGTTTGCACCCGACGTCAGAGTGGGATACCGCAGCTGGGCAGTGTTTGCTTGAGGTTCTAGGGGGAGGAATTGTCGATTTGGTAGGAAAACCATTTCGCTATAACCAACGAGATCATTTGTTAAATGGATCTTTTATTGCTGTAGCAGATCTGAGTCTATTGCCTGCGGTGCTACCAAAAGCATTCGTGCACTTTGAAGAGTAA
- the lpxB gene encoding lipid-A-disaccharide synthase, with translation MLTIGMVAGELSGDTLGADLIREIKKTHPDARFLGIGGPQMQAEGLTSLYPLERLSLFGLFEVLGRLPELFRIRDGLVETFEQEKIDVFIGVDAPDFNLRLSKKLKDRQQNAENQNLSNSHLIKTVQYVSPSVWAWRQGRVVSIGASVDLVLCLLPFEVDFYTKHDVHAVFVGHPLARLLPLDHQVETGKQELGIAPEQAIIGLLPGSRSSEVAQVGGILLESAGQLLKQFPGLRFMIPAANEARLTQIKALVADQPQAIQQAVQVLEPDDRAMLSGNLGRRVMAASDIVMLASGTATLEALLLGRPMVVVGRVHWLTYLFVRWMIKIPWLSLPNILAGRRLVPELIQSQATVSNVVAEMKNLLSDPHFRLGPWQTQHVELERIHTRLKSENVSSAAEAVLALLPKERVDATV, from the coding sequence ATGTTAACTATTGGAATGGTCGCTGGGGAGTTATCAGGAGATACTCTGGGCGCTGATCTCATTCGCGAAATAAAAAAAACGCATCCTGATGCACGATTTCTAGGTATTGGTGGACCACAGATGCAAGCCGAAGGCTTGACCAGTTTGTATCCACTGGAAAGACTGTCATTATTTGGTTTGTTTGAAGTATTGGGCCGACTTCCAGAGCTATTTCGAATCAGAGATGGATTGGTTGAAACATTTGAGCAAGAGAAAATAGATGTTTTTATTGGTGTTGATGCGCCGGACTTTAATCTGCGCCTGTCTAAGAAGTTAAAAGATCGTCAGCAAAATGCTGAAAATCAAAATCTTTCAAATTCTCACCTCATCAAGACTGTGCAATATGTCAGTCCATCGGTATGGGCATGGCGGCAGGGCCGTGTTGTGAGTATTGGTGCTTCTGTCGATTTAGTTTTGTGCTTGCTGCCTTTTGAAGTCGACTTTTATACCAAGCACGATGTGCATGCTGTTTTTGTTGGTCATCCTTTAGCGCGGCTGTTGCCCCTAGACCATCAAGTAGAAACAGGGAAGCAGGAACTGGGTATTGCCCCAGAGCAAGCCATTATTGGCTTACTGCCGGGAAGTCGTTCAAGCGAGGTGGCGCAAGTTGGAGGCATCTTGCTTGAAAGTGCAGGGCAGTTGTTAAAGCAGTTCCCTGGTTTACGTTTTATGATTCCTGCAGCAAATGAAGCCAGGTTGACTCAGATCAAGGCTTTGGTTGCAGATCAGCCACAGGCTATTCAGCAGGCTGTACAAGTGCTTGAGCCCGATGATCGTGCCATGTTATCTGGAAATCTCGGACGTCGTGTGATGGCTGCCAGCGACATTGTAATGTTGGCTTCCGGAACGGCAACGCTTGAAGCACTGTTACTGGGTAGGCCAATGGTCGTCGTTGGACGAGTACATTGGTTAACCTATTTGTTTGTACGCTGGATGATTAAGATTCCATGGCTTTCACTACCAAATATCTTGGCAGGCCGACGTTTAGTTCCAGAGCTTATTCAATCACAAGCGACGGTCAGTAATGTTGTTGCTGAGATGAAAAATTTACTCAGTGATCCTCATTTCCGTTTGGGGCCTTGGCAGACACAGCATGTGGAGCTGGAGCGCATTCATACACGTTTGAAAAGTGAAAATGTAAGCTCTGCTGCAGAGGCGGTTCTTGCTCTTTTGCCAAAGGAGAGAGTCGATGCCACTGTTTAA
- a CDS encoding 3-deoxy-7-phosphoheptulonate synthase: MDEQVEDINIEAVDLLVTPAELKAELPLSEEAKATVLSGRQTIRAILDGTDPRLFVVIGPCSIHDPVAAHDYANRLKVLAEQVKDTLYLVMRVYFEKPRTTVGWKGLINDPDMNDSFDVEKGLRLGRKLLLELNEQGLPCATEALDPNSPQYLQDLISWSAIGARTTESQTHREMSSGLSSPVGFKNGTDGGMTVAINAMQAVASGHSFLGLNHDGQVSVIRTKGNPYAHVVLRGGAGKPNYDSTAVAAVEAALSKAKVSGKIMIDASHANSNKDPYLQPLVLKNITNQILDGNNSIVGLMVESHINGGRQDIPADLSKLEYGKSVTDGCIDWQTTENAILEMHNALKEVIAKR; this comes from the coding sequence ATTGATGAGCAAGTCGAAGATATTAATATCGAAGCCGTAGATCTTCTGGTTACGCCTGCCGAATTAAAAGCAGAATTACCGCTTTCTGAAGAAGCCAAAGCTACCGTATTATCAGGCCGTCAAACCATCCGTGCTATTTTGGATGGCACAGACCCGCGCTTGTTTGTCGTCATCGGTCCTTGTTCAATTCATGACCCAGTCGCCGCACACGACTACGCAAACCGCCTTAAAGTTCTTGCTGAACAAGTCAAAGATACGCTGTACTTGGTTATGCGTGTCTATTTTGAAAAACCACGGACAACTGTGGGTTGGAAAGGTCTCATTAACGATCCTGACATGAACGATTCCTTTGATGTTGAAAAAGGGCTCCGCCTTGGTCGTAAATTACTACTAGAGCTCAATGAACAAGGCTTACCATGTGCGACTGAAGCACTGGATCCTAACTCACCACAATATCTACAAGACCTTATTAGCTGGTCAGCAATTGGTGCCCGCACAACCGAAAGCCAAACTCACCGTGAAATGTCTTCAGGATTATCATCGCCTGTTGGCTTTAAAAATGGTACGGATGGTGGCATGACCGTTGCCATCAATGCAATGCAAGCAGTTGCATCAGGACATAGTTTTTTAGGTCTGAATCATGACGGACAAGTGTCGGTCATTCGTACCAAAGGCAACCCTTATGCTCACGTTGTTCTACGCGGTGGTGCAGGTAAGCCAAACTATGACTCAACAGCCGTTGCGGCTGTCGAAGCAGCGCTGTCTAAAGCCAAGGTCAGTGGCAAAATCATGATTGATGCTAGCCACGCAAACTCCAATAAGGACCCGTATCTACAGCCGTTGGTCTTAAAGAACATCACCAATCAAATCTTGGATGGCAATAACTCCATCGTAGGATTGATGGTCGAGAGTCACATCAATGGTGGGCGTCAGGATATTCCAGCAGACCTGTCAAAGCTTGAATACGGCAAGTCTGTAACCGATGGTTGTATCGACTGGCAGACTACAGAAAATGCAATTCTAGAAATGCACAATGCATTAAAAGAAGTGATCGCTAAACGTTGA
- the rnhB gene encoding ribonuclease HII: MPLFNNNSNDPLIISNSNMHGIGVLERSVQAIQVPLDFCIAGVDEAGRGPLVGSVVAAAVILDPSRPILGINDSKKLTEKQRNRLFDLIIENAAAYCIAEATPAEIDELNILHATMLAMRRAVHGLPIMPRLALIDGNRCPDIHVPSQALVGGDGLEACIGAASILAKVTRDRQLEALDITYPMYGFAKHKGYPTAAHVAALMTHGAIDSHRRSFKPVRDALEKFSSTRI, encoded by the coding sequence ATGCCACTGTTTAACAACAATTCCAACGACCCATTAATCATTAGCAATAGTAATATGCACGGCATTGGTGTATTGGAACGTTCCGTTCAAGCGATTCAGGTGCCTTTGGATTTTTGTATCGCCGGTGTGGACGAAGCAGGGCGAGGACCGTTGGTTGGCTCAGTGGTTGCAGCAGCCGTAATTTTGGATCCTAGCCGCCCGATTCTAGGCATTAATGATTCCAAAAAATTAACCGAAAAGCAGCGCAATCGCTTATTTGATCTGATCATTGAGAATGCGGCAGCCTATTGCATCGCTGAAGCAACGCCGGCAGAGATAGATGAACTCAATATTTTGCATGCCACGATGCTGGCCATGCGACGAGCCGTCCATGGTTTACCCATTATGCCGCGTCTGGCATTGATTGATGGGAATCGATGTCCTGATATCCATGTACCCAGCCAAGCGTTGGTCGGTGGTGATGGTTTAGAGGCATGTATCGGTGCAGCCAGTATTCTGGCTAAAGTCACACGTGATCGTCAGCTTGAAGCGTTGGATATCACCTACCCAATGTATGGCTTTGCCAAGCACAAAGGTTATCCCACCGCAGCGCATGTTGCTGCGTTGATGACCCATGGCGCGATCGATAGTCATCGACGTTCATTTAAACCTGTACGGGATGCATTAGAGAAATTTTCATCGACTCGCATTTAA
- a CDS encoding LTA synthase family protein, giving the protein MKRILDSRFGIVFILAITACVLFLILRTALLINNIAVLDLKVLDIPLIYGAGLIYDLAFLSYLLIPVVIYLALLPNKRYQGRIHRYIAYIIAILVIGLIFFDMVSEWLFWDEFQVRFNFISVDYLVYRREVTGNISESYPVPLLLTGVAICTLIVFVIIKRPIDLALKATTSLKKRLVGALILLLIPTGCYLALTSETFSHVSENNYKNELAKNGPYQFFYAFFANELDYEQFYQTGDKQVLDQRLRGLVKQDNQTFTSTVPFDISRQVSNVGPEKKLNVMMIVVESLSGDYMTRFGNKLNLTPHLDELANNSLFFNNFYATGNRTVRGMEALTLSIPPTPGQSVIHRPHNEGLFSLGSLLRDKGYDSKFIYGGYGYFDNMNYFFSHNGFDIVDRNSYAKDESVFGNVWGVADEYSFLRASREADKSYQAKKPFYSFIMTTSNHRPYTFPEGRVDSPSGHYEGAVKYTDYAINKFIEDSRKKPWFDDTIFIIVADHCAGSAGKSDLPLERYHIPLFIYSPKHVKPGQFNAITNQIDVAPTIMGLMNSSYVSRFFGKDVLRMKPEEGGRALMGTYQKVALYRDNKMAILSPNKKVDVLEDVKTVPTIHDRTADPALVDDTLSYYQGASYQLHNGLMLHKAGENK; this is encoded by the coding sequence ATGAAACGGATTCTCGATTCACGTTTCGGTATTGTATTCATCCTCGCCATTACGGCTTGCGTGTTATTTCTCATTTTACGAACTGCATTGTTGATCAACAATATTGCGGTTCTTGATTTAAAGGTATTGGATATTCCGCTGATCTATGGTGCAGGTTTGATCTATGACTTGGCTTTTTTAAGTTATCTTTTGATCCCTGTTGTAATCTATTTAGCACTATTGCCGAATAAGCGTTATCAAGGTCGAATCCATCGTTATATTGCTTATATCATTGCGATATTGGTGATTGGTCTTATCTTTTTTGACATGGTCTCCGAATGGCTGTTCTGGGATGAGTTTCAGGTCCGTTTCAATTTTATTTCCGTTGATTATCTGGTCTATCGTCGTGAGGTGACGGGGAATATTTCTGAATCTTATCCTGTGCCTTTATTGCTGACAGGCGTTGCGATTTGCACACTGATTGTTTTTGTTATCATTAAGCGTCCGATTGATTTGGCATTAAAAGCAACGACTTCGCTCAAGAAGCGCTTAGTGGGTGCGTTAATCCTTTTGCTTATTCCAACGGGTTGTTACTTGGCTTTAACCAGTGAAACCTTTAGCCATGTTTCTGAAAATAACTATAAGAATGAACTGGCCAAAAATGGACCTTATCAATTTTTCTATGCTTTCTTTGCCAATGAGCTGGACTATGAACAGTTCTATCAGACGGGTGATAAGCAGGTCCTTGATCAACGTTTACGAGGATTGGTGAAGCAAGATAATCAAACTTTCACTAGTACAGTCCCTTTTGATATTAGTCGGCAAGTGAGTAATGTCGGTCCTGAGAAAAAACTGAATGTCATGATGATCGTTGTTGAGTCACTGAGCGGTGACTACATGACGCGTTTTGGTAACAAGCTTAACCTCACCCCGCATCTGGATGAACTGGCAAATAATAGTTTGTTCTTCAATAATTTTTATGCCACAGGGAATCGTACCGTCCGTGGCATGGAGGCATTGACCTTATCCATTCCGCCTACACCGGGTCAGTCTGTTATTCACCGTCCACATAATGAAGGTTTGTTCTCACTCGGCAGCTTACTCCGTGACAAAGGTTACGACAGCAAGTTTATCTATGGTGGGTATGGTTACTTTGACAATATGAACTATTTCTTTAGTCATAATGGTTTTGATATTGTTGACCGTAATTCCTATGCAAAAGACGAAAGTGTTTTCGGGAATGTCTGGGGTGTTGCGGATGAATATTCATTCTTGCGTGCAAGTCGCGAAGCGGATAAATCCTATCAGGCGAAAAAGCCCTTTTATTCCTTTATCATGACAACCAGTAATCATCGTCCTTATACGTTCCCAGAGGGTCGTGTTGACTCTCCATCGGGACATTATGAGGGTGCGGTGAAGTATACCGATTACGCGATCAATAAATTCATTGAAGATTCACGCAAGAAACCTTGGTTCGACGACACGATATTTATCATCGTTGCGGATCATTGTGCTGGTTCTGCAGGTAAATCAGACCTGCCGCTTGAGCGTTATCACATCCCGCTGTTTATCTATTCACCTAAGCACGTCAAGCCAGGGCAGTTTAATGCCATCACCAATCAGATTGACGTTGCGCCAACGATCATGGGCTTAATGAATAGCTCTTATGTGTCACGTTTCTTCGGTAAAGACGTATTACGCATGAAACCTGAAGAGGGCGGGCGTGCGCTGATGGGTACTTATCAGAAAGTTGCACTGTATCGTGACAATAAAATGGCGATTTTGTCTCCAAACAAAAAAGTCGATGTATTGGAAGACGTGAAGACTGTACCGACGATTCATGATCGTACTGCAGATCCTGCATTGGTTGACGATACGCTGTCCTATTATCAAGGTGCAAGCTATCAACTACATAATGGGTTGATGTTGCATAAAGCGGGCGAGAATAAGTAA
- a CDS encoding sulfite exporter TauE/SafE family protein: MPDIYFILAGLLVGFCVGVTGVGGGSLMTPILISVMGVPANVAIGTDLLYASISKFCGSLVHAKKLNIVWPIVLWLAIGSIPASLGTTWALHHFFSSANEYKKLLTMVLGFMLVLTGVSIVFRAQIERFFARKRHDSSERSQDEHATALLKNKPLVVFMGAVLGIFVTLSSVGAGAFGVMALVLLFPNLPMIRVIGSDVAHAVLLTLVAGLGHLVSGNVDFHMLTMLLIGAIPAIIIGTLISSRLPEHHIRRILGITLLLLGVNFIINPTKAKAPASVAPAAVISNNKVQITPSVS, from the coding sequence ATGCCAGATATCTATTTCATTCTTGCTGGACTCCTTGTCGGATTTTGTGTCGGTGTAACTGGTGTGGGCGGTGGTTCACTAATGACACCGATCCTCATTAGCGTCATGGGCGTTCCAGCGAATGTCGCGATTGGGACAGACCTACTCTATGCCTCTATTTCTAAATTCTGTGGCTCGCTAGTCCATGCAAAAAAACTCAATATCGTCTGGCCAATCGTTCTATGGCTGGCAATCGGCAGTATTCCCGCATCTCTGGGAACAACATGGGCTCTCCATCATTTCTTTAGTTCCGCCAATGAATACAAAAAACTGCTGACCATGGTCTTGGGATTCATGCTGGTCTTAACAGGCGTATCTATTGTTTTTCGCGCACAAATCGAACGTTTCTTTGCCCGTAAACGTCATGACTCATCAGAAAGAAGCCAAGATGAACACGCTACTGCGCTACTCAAAAACAAGCCCCTTGTCGTTTTCATGGGCGCTGTTTTGGGTATTTTCGTGACTTTATCTTCTGTTGGCGCAGGTGCATTCGGCGTCATGGCATTAGTGTTGTTATTCCCTAATCTGCCGATGATTCGTGTGATTGGATCAGATGTAGCACATGCCGTTTTGCTCACCTTGGTGGCTGGGCTTGGGCATTTGGTCTCTGGCAACGTTGATTTTCATATGCTGACCATGCTGCTTATTGGTGCCATTCCTGCCATCATCATCGGCACCTTAATTAGTTCAAGACTGCCTGAACATCATATTCGCCGCATTTTGGGGATCACGCTATTACTTCTTGGCGTAAACTTCATCATCAATCCAACCAAGGCTAAAGCCCCTGCCTCAGTTGCACCAGCAGCAGTGATTTCAAACAATAAAGTGCAAATAACCCCATCAGTAAGCTAA